The following are encoded in a window of Carassius auratus strain Wakin chromosome 6, ASM336829v1, whole genome shotgun sequence genomic DNA:
- the LOC113103594 gene encoding oxidative stress-responsive serine-rich protein 1, giving the protein MAAVEKVGKECEEETLQTAFKKLRVDAESSTAAVRVSETLASRLVARSSPEGAKSKMSSSKDNWLGCTRKSSRGVVRSQRRRRSKSPILHPPKFTYCSKMSPPPGHLKHKTPPEPDDTCAVKNEVAFSTPCSTLCGVVGYKTHLPSPKGQESPLNPRMPPDDKSAPENRPALGCGPGSQEACAGNAAPSDFQTLSKLQEADQCPCGQRECQCPGWQGVEVYSFTGLRDVISECERKLPSPQDSSSNSRTSAGTSSSPRSCSEQARAYVDDITIEDLSGYMEYYLYIPKKMSHMAEMMYT; this is encoded by the exons ATGGCTGCTGTGGAGAAAGTAGGAAAGGAGTGTGAGGAGGAGACACTACAGACTGCTTTTAAGAAACTGCGTGTGGATGCTGAAAG TTCCACAGCCGCAGTCCGCGTCTCTGAGACTTTGGCTTCCAGATTGGTTGCTCGAAGCAGCCCAGAAGGAGCCAAATCCAAGATGAGCTCCTCGAAAGATAACTGGCTTGG aTGCACTAGAAAGTCATCAAGAGGAGTTGTGAGAAGCCAGCGACGTCGACGATCAAAATCGCCAATCCTTCATCCTCCGAAGTTTACCTACTGCAGCAAAATGTCTCCCCCTCCTGGACACCTCAAACACAAGACCCCGCCAGAGCCCGACGACACCTGTGCTGTCAAGAATGAAGTAGCATTCTCAACTCCGTGCTCCACTCTATGTGGTGTCGTCGGCTATAAAACCCACCTCCCTTCTCCAAAGGGTCAGGAATCACCCCTCAATCCCAGAATGCCCCCGGATGACAAGAGCGCTCCTGAAAACAGACCTGCTTTAGGATGTGGGCCGGGATCTCAGGAGGCGTGCGCAGgtaatgctgctccatctgactTTCAAACTCTGTCCAAGTTGCAGGAGGCCGATCAGTGCCCATGTGGGCAGCGGGAATGCCAGTGTCCCGGTTGGCAGGGGGTTGAGGTTTACTCATTCACCGGCCTTCGAGATGTGATCTCTGAATGCGAGCGGAAGCTTCCCAGCCCACAGGACAGTTCATCCAACAGCAGAACTTCCGCTGGGACGTCCAGCTCCCCTCGCTCTTGCTCCGAACAGGCCCGCGCCTACGTCGATGACATCACGATAGAAGACCTTTCCGGATACATGGAATATTACCTTTACATCCCCAAGAAGATGTCGCACATGGCTGAGATGATGTACACCTGA